The Primulina tabacum isolate GXHZ01 chromosome 16, ASM2559414v2, whole genome shotgun sequence genome window below encodes:
- the LOC142529043 gene encoding uncharacterized protein LOC142529043, giving the protein MADDILDEKLLMEKLSKLNSSQQSIETLSRWCVFHRKKAQQVVEIWDRLFKSAQQEQLVSFLYLANDVLQNSRRKGSEFVSEYLKVLPSALKFVHETGNENCRKAASRLVDIWEERKVFGSRVQNLKNEMLGNNLSAVHSGNLSPDISTGTNSNPIKVAKRDKSAVGGLPRKLLTTFQLVQEEEVHEETTLNICGNVVSSIQEILDFVGASSQGNLQGSDIVDYIQKQENILQQCISQLEGSAAIRVTLISQLKKALQDQEFKLDLLRNELHVAQSQIEKAENISLKLTSSPTVRTANQPIVETGFSTVKNWVGPSFSNKEESKKATAAALAAQLTSISSSAQMLTSILSSLVAEEAASKSSGLKWPKLESPSPPFSSLNNAEVVSSTYFPQLIPSQAPFCPPLGSSYNHGLSNQLPPPTMVYSGPGSSPQQTSQQPQFQQHQQPGSGGHFGSYEHQSSIHPVQKQ; this is encoded by the exons ATGGCTGATGACATTTTAGATGAGAAATTGTTGATGGAGAAACTGTCTAAACTAAACAGTTCtcaacaaagcattgaaa CTTTATCTCGGTGGTGTGTTTTTCACCGCAAAAAGGCCCAGCAAGTTGTTGAAATATGGGATAGATTATTTAAATCTGCACAACAGGAGCAACTGGTTTCCTTTTTATATTTAGCTAATGACGTGCTACAAAATAGCAGGCGTAAGGGCAGTGAATTTGTGAGTGAGTACTTGAAGGTCCTTCCATCGGCTCTCAAGTTCGTTCATGAAACTGGCAACGAAAACTGCAGAAAAGCCGCATCTAGATTG GTGGACAtctgggaagaaaggaaagtaTTTGGATCGAGggttcaaaatcttaaaaatgaaatGCTGGGAAATAATCTGTCTGCAGTCCACAGTGGAAATCTTTCTCCTGATATTAGCACTGGAACCAATTCTAATCCTATCAAGGTTGCAAAAAGAGAT AAATCGGCTGTTGGAGGCTTGCCAAGAAAACTCTTGACCACTTTCCAGTTGGTACAAGAAGAAGAAGTCCATGAAGAAACCACCTTAAACATTTGTGGAAATGTTGTTTCTAGCATTCAAGAAATATTGGATTTTGTAGGTGCTTCTTCTCAAG GTAACCTGCAGGGTTCTGACATAGTGGATTACATACAGAAACAAGAGAACATCCTTCAGCAGTGCATTAGCCAGCTTGAGGGCTCCGCGGCGATCAGAGTTACTCTAATTTCTCAGCTGAAAAAAGCTCTCCAGGATCAA GAGTTCAAGCTGGATCTGCTTCGAAATGAGTTACAT GTTGCTCAGAGCCAGATCGAGAAAGCAGAAAATATAAGCCTGAAGCTAACATCGTCCCCAACTGTTCGAACAGCGAATCAACCTATAGTCGAAACAGGATTTTCAACAGTGAAAAATTGGGTCGGGCCTTCGTTTTCCAACAAAGAGGAGAGCAAGAAGGCAACAGCTGCTGCTCTAGCTGCACAACTTACCTCCATATCATCTTCTGCGCAGATGCTTACTTCCATTCTCTCATCTCTTGTAGCAGAAGAGGCGGCATCAAAGAGCAGTGGCTTGAAATGGCCCAAGCTAGAATCACCATCACCGCCTTTTTCTAGCTTGAACAATGCCGAGGTAGTTAGTTCTACCTATTTTCCTCAATTGATCCCATCACAAGCTCCGTTTTGCCCACCACTTGGTAGCTCTTATAACCATGGTTTGAGCAACCAATTGCCACCTCCCACTATGGTGTATTCTGGCCCTGGCTCATCACCGCAGCAAACCAGCCAGCAGCCACAATTTCAGCAGCATCAGCAACCTGGAAGTGGTGGACATTTTGGATCCTACGAGCACCAGTCATCGATCCATCCTGTACAGAAACAGTGA
- the LOC142529257 gene encoding ABSCISIC ACID-INSENSITIVE 5-like protein 2 isoform X1, with amino-acid sequence MGSQGGGSNSNGGTPAQVQVQNPDPKSNPLVSQGSLYNLTLDEVQNQLGDLGKPLISMNIDELLKNVWTVEANNQARGGIDYGPPGQPECGLSLNRKSSLSLSMDLSRKTVDEVWHDIQQGQKRSSLDRKRTLGEMTLEDFVVKAGVVVESSAGKNNPGSVFGGVDVIGLPLQAQWMNYQIPSIPMQRRPSFMPSQSVQQTVPLGENHIMDAAYPETQITMSLSPRSGTLSDTQTPGRKRVAPGDFVERSVERRQKRMIKNRESAARSRARKQAYTHELENKVSRLEEENERLKRQKEWEKVLPSMPPPEPKYQLRRTSSAPI; translated from the exons ATGGGATCTCAAGGGGGTGGTAGTAATAGCAATGGGGGAACCCCTGCTCAGGTGCAAGTTCAAAATCCGGACCCGAAATCCAACCCCTTGGTTAGCCAAGGGTCTCTGTACAACCTCACTCTTGATGAGGTACAGAATCAATTGGGGGATCTGGGGAAACCTTTAATTAGCATGAATATTGATGAGCTTTTGAAGAACGTGTGGACAGTTGAGGCAAATAATCAAGCTAGGGGAGGCATTGATTATGGGCCACCTGGGCAGCCCGAGTGTGGCTTGTCTTTGAACCGCAAGTCAAGCCTCTCATTATCCATGGATCTGAGCAGAAAGACCGTTGATGAGGTGTGGCATGATATTCAGCAAGGACAGAAAAGGAGTAGTCTTGATCGGAAAAGGACTCTCGGTGAAATGACTTTGGAGGATTTCGTGGTTAAGGCAGGAGTAGTTGTTGAATCATCTGCAGGGAAAAATAATCCGGGCTCGGTTTTTGGAGGAGTTGATGTGATCGGATTACCTCTGCAAGCCCAATGGATGAACTATCAGATCCCCTCTATTCCGATGCAGCGGCGTCCTTCTTTCATGCCGAGCCAATCTGTTCAACAAACTGTTCCTCTTGGTGAAAATCATATAATGGATGCTGCATACCCGGAAACTCAAATAACCATGTCTTTATCTCCACGGTCGGGTACTTTATCGGATACCCAAACTCCCGGACGAAAAAGGGTTGCACctggtgattttgttgaaaGGAGTGTCGAGAGGAGACAAAAGAGGATGATCAAGAACAGGGAATCGGCTGCTCGATCACGAGCTAGGAAGCAG GCTTACACCCATGAGCTGGAGAACAAGGTTTCACGCCTTGAGGAGGAGAATGAACGCCTCAAGAGACAAAAG GAATGGGAGAAGGTGTTGCCTAGCATGCCACCACCCGAGCCAAAGTATCAGCTTAGGAGAACAAGCTCTGCCCCCATATGA
- the LOC142529257 gene encoding ABSCISIC ACID-INSENSITIVE 5-like protein 2 isoform X2 yields MGSQGGGSNSNGGTPAQVQVQNPDPKSNPLVSQGSLYNLTLDEVQNQLGDLGKPLISMNIDELLKNVWTVEANNQARGGIDYGPPGQPECGLSLNRKSSLSLSMDLSRKTVDEVWHDIQQGQKRSSLDRKRTLGEMTLEDFVVKAGVVVESSAGKNNPGSVFGGVDVIGLPLQAQWMNYQIPSIPMQRRPSFMPSQSVQQTVPLGENHIMDAAYPETQITMSLSPRSGTLSDTQTPGRKRVAPGDFVERSVERRQKRMIKNRESAARSRARKQAYTHELENKVSRLEEENERLKRQKDVICMSCSTTGFCLPRLDESGMEWQ; encoded by the exons ATGGGATCTCAAGGGGGTGGTAGTAATAGCAATGGGGGAACCCCTGCTCAGGTGCAAGTTCAAAATCCGGACCCGAAATCCAACCCCTTGGTTAGCCAAGGGTCTCTGTACAACCTCACTCTTGATGAGGTACAGAATCAATTGGGGGATCTGGGGAAACCTTTAATTAGCATGAATATTGATGAGCTTTTGAAGAACGTGTGGACAGTTGAGGCAAATAATCAAGCTAGGGGAGGCATTGATTATGGGCCACCTGGGCAGCCCGAGTGTGGCTTGTCTTTGAACCGCAAGTCAAGCCTCTCATTATCCATGGATCTGAGCAGAAAGACCGTTGATGAGGTGTGGCATGATATTCAGCAAGGACAGAAAAGGAGTAGTCTTGATCGGAAAAGGACTCTCGGTGAAATGACTTTGGAGGATTTCGTGGTTAAGGCAGGAGTAGTTGTTGAATCATCTGCAGGGAAAAATAATCCGGGCTCGGTTTTTGGAGGAGTTGATGTGATCGGATTACCTCTGCAAGCCCAATGGATGAACTATCAGATCCCCTCTATTCCGATGCAGCGGCGTCCTTCTTTCATGCCGAGCCAATCTGTTCAACAAACTGTTCCTCTTGGTGAAAATCATATAATGGATGCTGCATACCCGGAAACTCAAATAACCATGTCTTTATCTCCACGGTCGGGTACTTTATCGGATACCCAAACTCCCGGACGAAAAAGGGTTGCACctggtgattttgttgaaaGGAGTGTCGAGAGGAGACAAAAGAGGATGATCAAGAACAGGGAATCGGCTGCTCGATCACGAGCTAGGAAGCAG GCTTACACCCATGAGCTGGAGAACAAGGTTTCACGCCTTGAGGAGGAGAATGAACGCCTCAAGAGACAAAAG GATGTCATTTGCATGAGTTGCTCCACTACTGGATTTTGCCTTCCCAGGTTAGATGAAAGTGGGATGGAGTGGCAATGA